A DNA window from Trichosurus vulpecula isolate mTriVul1 chromosome 2, mTriVul1.pri, whole genome shotgun sequence contains the following coding sequences:
- the BAX gene encoding apoptosis regulator BAX, whose amino-acid sequence MDASGEQPRGGGDPEPTSGEQIMRTGAVLLQGFIQDRAGRVAGGAPELVLDSMGDSTPLPSDPRTKRLTECLRRIGDELDSNMELQRMIAAVETDSPREVFFRVAAEMFADGNFNWGRVVALFYFASKLVLKALCTKVPELIRTIMGWTLDFLRERLLTWIQEQGGWDGLLSYFGTPTWQTVTILVAGILTASLTIWKKMS is encoded by the exons ATGGACGCCTCCGGGGAGCAGCCGCGAGGCGGGGGCGATCCGG AGCCCACGAGCGGCGAGCAGATCATGCGGACCGGGGCCGTGCTGCTGCAGGG GTTCATCCAGGACCGCGCGGGCCGGGTCGCGGGGGGCGCCCCCGAGCTGGTCCTGGACTCCATGGGAGACTCGACCCCGCTGCCCTCGGACCCTCGTACCAAGCGTCTGACCGAGTGCCTGCGCAGGATCGGGGACGAGCTGGACAGCAACATGGAACTGCAGAG GATGATCGCTGCGGTGGAGACCGACTCTCCCCGGGAGGTCTTCTTCCGAGTGGCCGCTGAGATGTTCGCAGACGGCAACTTCAACTGGGGCAGGGTCGTGGCTCTCTTCTATTTTGCCAGCAAGCTGGTGCTCAAG GCGCTTTGCACCAAGGTCCCGGAGCTGATCCGAACCATTATGGGCTGGACCCTAGACTTCCTGAGAGAACGGCTGCTCACCTGGATCCAGGAGCAGGGTGGCTGG GATGGCCTTCTCTCTTACTTTGGGACACCAACCTGGCAGACAGTTACCATCTTGGTGGCTGGCATCCTTACAGCTTCGCTTACCATCTGGAAGAAGATGTCCTAG
- the FTL gene encoding ferritin light chain yields the protein MSSSSQIRQNFSSEAEAAINRLANLYLQASYSYLSLGFYFDRDDVALPRVSRFFRELAKEKREGAERLMRLQNQRGGRVLLQAVQKPAQDEWGRSLDAMQAALNLEKDLNQALLKLHALGSSQGDPQLCDFLESHYLGEEVKLLKRLGNHLTTLRHVQVDPQSGLGEYLFERLSLKHD from the exons ATGAGCTCTAGCTCCCAGATCCGCCAAAACTTCTCCTCTGAGGCCGAGGCCGCCATCAACCGCCTGGCCAACCTGTACCTGCAGGCCTCCTACTCCTACCTGTCCCTG GGTTTCTATTTCGATCGGGACGATGTCGCCCTGCCTAGGGTGTCGCGTTTTTTCCGTGAGCTGGCGAAGGAGAAACGCGAGGGTGCCGAGCGCCTTATGAGGCTCCAGAACCAGCGTGGGGGCCGTGTCCTCCTCCAGGCTGTGCAG aAACCTGCCCAAGATGAATGGGGCCGCAGCTTGGATGCCATGCAGGCTGCCCTGAACCTGGAGAAGGATCTGAACCAGGCCCTCCTGAAGCTGCACGCCCTGGGCTCGAGCCAAGGGGATCCACAG ctctgtgacttccTGGAGAGCCACTACCTGGGTGAGGAAGTGAAGCTTCTGAAGCGCTTGGGCAACCACCTGACTACCCTGCGCCATGTTCAGGTGGACCCCCAATCCGGGCTGGGGGAGTACCTGTTCGAGAGGCTGAGCCTGAAGCATGACTAG
- the GYS1 gene encoding glycogen [starch] synthase, muscle, with protein MPLSRSLSVSSLPGLEDWEDELDLDNAVLFEVAWEVANKVGGIYTVLQTKAKVTGDEWGDNYYLVGPYTEQSVRTQVELLEPPTPALRKTLDSMNSKGCKVYFGRWLIEGSPPVVLLDVGAAAWALERWKGELWDTCSIGVPWYDREANDAVLFGFLTTWFLGEFWAQSEEKPFIVGHFHEWLAGVGLCLCRARKLPVATIFTTHATLLGRYLCAGAVDFYNNLENFNVDKEAGERQIYHRYCMERAAAHCAHVFTTVSQITAIEAQHLLKRKPDIVTPNGLNVKKFSAMHEFQNLHAQSKARIQEFVRGHFYGHLDFNLDKTLYFFIAGRYEFSNKGADVFLEALARLNYLLRVNGSEQTVVAFFIMPARTNNFNVETLKGQAVRKQLWDTANTVKEKFGRKLYESLLVGSLPDMNKMLDKEDFTMMKRAIFATQRQSFPPVCTHNMLDDSSDPILTTIRRIGLFNSSADRVKVIFHPEFLSSTSPLLPVDYEEFVRGCHLGVFPSYYEPWGYTPAECTVMGIPSISTNLSGFGCFMEEHIADPSAYGIYILDRRFRSLDDSCTQLTSFLYSFCQQSRRQRIVQRNRTERLSDLLDWKYLGRYYMFARHMALARAFPDHFTYEPHDADATQGFRYPRPASVPPSPSLSRHSSPHQSEGEEEEEGEENGPRKSGYEEDSERYNEDEEAEKDRKNIRAPDWSRRSSTAKRGSVDTAPSSSPSTPSEPLSPASSLGEERN; from the exons ATGCCGCTCAGCCGCAGCCTATCCGTGTCGTCGCTGCCCGGCCTGGAGGACTGGGAGGATGAGCTGGACCTGGACAACGCGGTGCTCTTCGAGGTGGCCTGGGAGGTGGCCAACAAGG TGGGGGGCATCTACACTGTGCTTCAGACCAAAGCCAAGGTGACCGGCGATGAGTGGGGGGACAACTACTACCTAGTGGGGCCCTACACAGAGCAGAGTGTGCGGACCCAGGTGGAGCTCCTGGAGCCCCCCACCCCGGCCCTGCGCAAGACCCTGGACTCCATGAACAGCAAGGGCTGCAAG gtgtACTTTGGCCGCTGGCTGATTGAGGGCAGCCCCCCTGTGGTGCTGCTGGATGTGGGGGCTGCTGCCTGGGCCCTGGAGCGCTGGAAGGGGGAGCTCTGGGACACCTGCAGCATCGGGGTCCCCTGGTACGACCGCGAAGCCAACGACGCAGTCCTCTTTGGTTTTCTCACCACTTGGTTCCTGGGTGAG TTTTGGGCACAGAGCGAAGAGAAGCCATTCATTGTGGGTCATTTCCATGAGTGGCTGGCAGGAGTGGGCCTGTGCCTGTGCAGGGCCCGGAAGCTCCCAGTGGCCACCATCTTCACCACACACGCCACACTGCTGGGCCGGTACCTCTGTGCTGGGGCCGTGGACTTCTACAACAACCTGGAGAAT TTCAACGTGGACAAGGAAGCAGGGGAGCGGCAGATCTACCACCGCTACTGCATGGAGAGAGCGGCTGCACACTGTGCTCACGTCTTCACCACTGTGTCCCAGATCACGGCCATCGAGGCTCAGCACCTGCTGAAGAGGAAACCAG ATATCGTGACCCCCAATGGACTCAACGTGAAGAAGTTCTCAGCCATGCATGAGTTTCAGAACTTGCATGCCCAAAGCAAGGCTCGGATCCAGGAGTTTGTGAGGGGCCATTTCTACGG CCACCTGGACTTCAACTTGGACAAGACCCTGTACTTCTTCATCGCCGGCCGCTACGAGTTTTCCAACAAAGGTGCTGATGTCTTCCTGGAGGCCCTGGCCCGCCTCAACTACCTGCTCAGG GTGAATGGCAGTGAGCAGACCGTAGTGGCCTTCTTCATCATGCCTGCGAGGACCAACAACTTCAACGTGGAGACTCTCAAGGGCCAGGCTGTCCGGAAGCAGCTCTG GGACACAGCCAACACCGTGAAGGAGAAATTTGGGAGAAAGCTCTATGAATCCCTCCTGGT TGGCAGCCTCCCAGACATGAACAAGATGCTGGATAAGGAGGATTTCACCATGATGAAGAGAGCCATCTTCGCCACGCAG CGGCAGTCGTTCCCCCCTGTGTGCACCCACAACATGCTGGATGACTCCTCGGACCCCATCCTCACCACCATCCGCCGCATTGGCCTCTTCAACAGCAGTGCTGATCGGGTCAAG GTGATCTTCCATCCAGAGTTCCTCTCCTCCACCAGCCCCCTGCTCCCAGTAGACTATGAAGAGTTTGTCCGGGGCTGCCACTTGGGAGTTTTCCCCTCCTACTATGAGCCCTGGGGCTATACTCCTG CGGAATGCACTGTCATGGGGATCCCCAGCATCTCCACCAACCTCTCTGGTTTCGGCTGCTTCATGGAGGAGCACATCGCAGATCCCTCTGCCTATG GCATCTATATCCTTGACCGGAGGTTCCGGAGCCTGGACGACTCATGCACCCAGCTGACCTCATTCTTGTACAGTTTCTGCCAGCAGAGCCGGAGGCAGCGGATTGTTCAGCGGAACCGCACAGAACGACTCTCAGATCTGCTGGACTGGAAGTACCTAGGCCGG tATTACATGTTTGCCCGCCACATGGCCCTGGCCAGGGCCTTCCCAGATCATTTCACATATGAGCCTCATGATGCTGATGCT ACGCAGGGCTTCCGTTACCCACGGCCAGCCTCGGTGCCCCCATCACCTTCACTATCCCGCCACTCCAGCCCCCACCAGagtgagggggaggaagaggaagagggggaagagaatggaCCCCGCAAGTCAGGCTATGAGGAGGACAGTGAGCGCTACAATGAGGACGAGGAAGCCGAAAAAGACCGAAAGAACATTCGTGCCCCCGACTGGTCCCGGCGGTCCTCCACTGCCAAGCGGGGCTCTGTGGACACAGCCCCATCCAGTTCTCCCAGCACTCCCAGTGAACCCCTCAGCCCTGCCAGCTCTCTGGGCGAGGAGCGAAACTAA